In Mangrovivirga cuniculi, the following proteins share a genomic window:
- a CDS encoding RNA polymerase sigma factor, translated as MNKIKLDDSQLVSQYIKGNELAFEKLVNRHKNKIFTKIYLIVKDRYVAEDLLQETFIKAVNTIKAGKYNEEGKFLPWIMRIANNMAIDHFRKEKRYPTIVMEDGSPLLNNIKFAEEPFETDQERKETHKLIRKLVKELPESQKQVLIMRHYMKMSFQEIADATGVSINTALGRMRYALINMKKKMDKLNVAYDKNLYPG; from the coding sequence ATGAACAAAATTAAATTAGACGACAGCCAGCTAGTGTCGCAGTACATCAAAGGAAATGAACTTGCATTTGAGAAGCTAGTAAACCGACACAAGAATAAGATTTTTACAAAGATATACCTGATAGTGAAAGACAGGTATGTGGCTGAAGATTTGTTGCAGGAAACTTTTATTAAGGCGGTCAACACAATTAAGGCGGGAAAGTATAACGAAGAAGGGAAGTTTCTACCCTGGATTATGAGAATAGCTAACAACATGGCTATTGATCATTTCAGGAAAGAAAAAAGATATCCAACCATTGTAATGGAGGATGGAAGCCCTCTTTTAAATAATATAAAGTTTGCCGAAGAGCCTTTTGAAACAGACCAGGAAAGGAAAGAAACTCATAAGCTGATAAGAAAGCTAGTCAAAGAATTGCCAGAGTCTCAAAAACAGGTGTTGATCATGAGGCACTACATGAAGATGAGCTTTCAGGAAATCGCAGATGCGACAGGTGTTAGTATAAACACTGCTCTTGGACGAATGCGATATGCTTTGATTAATATGAAAAAGAAAATGGACAAACTAAATGTAGCCTATGATAAAAACCTTTACCCCGGATGA
- the asnB gene encoding asparagine synthase (glutamine-hydrolyzing), with product MIIDKKELLSDLVAIKTMVSDNMHRGPDHRSSLRIRNRETQYFFGANRLKIRDKSENSNQPFIDQQEENVLLFNGEIYNYAELKNELISKGYTFITSSDTEVIFYLLKEEGELGLGRLKGMYSIVFFDRKNDTVLLARDKHGIKPLFYSADKNFIVASSETGPIFSSGLIKKELDVDQLDILLRYKHSFLNETIYRNVFSVSPGSYLKIENGSISKEEFIIERAEENKFELSSNGIEQLIVDSLYRQLSDSVPYGLFLSGGLDSSLLLALNKKHEINYIQTFSLIDKNLAGKGLNDNRLSRLAAKLYGYEHHEIGFDSEPDEQDIYKFIGDLDLPVLDSGAYMNYVLSREASKSVKVVLSGAGADEYWYGYPRYQVYRQQLKNPFSVKALKLILRLARTSGFSKVDAVTDRRFKRYVDSVDKTSEKSWNNLLQVPLLNQSDFPEEIADFINKNEKNLTPQLWDQKNYLVNDVLLQSDLMTMAHGLEMRVPYLDDELVMAAGELQKSLFEGGKSKSVLKEIFSKIDGSGPFIRRSKEGMGLPFYSWIDSRFFSDRIEKIFNDNNSIISETESFKYIKKQKGYRKQLADQANAAATWNFVALDLWLEQNGFK from the coding sequence TTGATAATCGATAAAAAAGAACTGTTAAGTGACCTCGTTGCTATCAAAACAATGGTTTCTGACAATATGCACAGAGGGCCGGATCACAGATCTTCTCTCAGAATCAGAAATCGTGAGACTCAATATTTTTTTGGTGCTAACAGGTTAAAGATCAGGGACAAATCCGAAAATTCTAATCAACCATTTATAGATCAGCAGGAAGAAAATGTTCTGTTATTTAACGGGGAGATATATAACTATGCCGAGCTTAAAAATGAGTTGATTTCAAAAGGATATACTTTCATAACTTCTTCTGACACAGAAGTAATATTTTATTTGCTAAAAGAAGAAGGAGAGCTGGGTTTAGGAAGGCTCAAAGGAATGTACAGTATAGTTTTTTTCGATAGGAAGAATGACACTGTTTTATTGGCGAGAGATAAGCATGGTATTAAACCATTATTTTATTCAGCTGATAAAAATTTTATTGTCGCTTCTTCTGAAACCGGACCTATATTTTCATCTGGGCTTATAAAAAAAGAACTGGATGTAGATCAACTTGATATACTGTTGAGGTATAAGCATTCTTTTCTTAATGAGACGATATATAGAAATGTATTTTCAGTTTCTCCTGGATCGTATTTGAAAATAGAAAACGGCTCAATTTCAAAGGAAGAATTTATAATAGAAAGAGCTGAAGAAAACAAGTTCGAATTAAGCTCAAATGGAATTGAGCAACTAATTGTCGATAGTCTTTACCGACAATTAAGTGATAGTGTGCCATATGGACTATTTCTTAGTGGAGGTCTTGACTCGTCGTTGTTACTGGCTCTTAATAAAAAGCATGAGATTAATTATATTCAGACATTCAGCCTGATCGATAAGAACCTAGCGGGAAAAGGATTAAATGATAATCGATTATCACGTCTTGCTGCAAAACTTTACGGTTATGAGCATCACGAAATAGGGTTTGATTCAGAGCCTGACGAACAGGATATTTATAAATTTATTGGTGACCTGGATCTTCCTGTTCTCGATAGTGGTGCGTATATGAATTATGTCCTTTCCAGGGAAGCATCTAAAAGCGTAAAAGTTGTGCTAAGTGGAGCAGGGGCAGATGAGTATTGGTATGGCTATCCAAGGTACCAGGTATACCGGCAGCAATTAAAAAACCCGTTCTCGGTAAAAGCACTTAAATTAATTTTGAGGCTGGCAAGAACATCAGGGTTTTCTAAAGTAGATGCCGTAACAGACAGGCGTTTTAAAAGATATGTAGATTCTGTTGATAAAACCAGTGAAAAATCCTGGAACAATTTATTACAGGTTCCTTTATTAAATCAGTCTGATTTTCCGGAAGAAATAGCTGATTTTATAAATAAAAATGAAAAAAACTTAACACCCCAGCTATGGGATCAGAAGAATTATCTGGTTAATGATGTTCTTTTACAAAGTGACCTGATGACTATGGCTCATGGCCTGGAAATGAGGGTTCCTTATCTTGATGATGAGCTTGTTATGGCAGCCGGGGAATTGCAGAAATCTTTATTTGAAGGGGGGAAATCAAAATCTGTTTTAAAAGAGATATTTTCAAAAATTGATGGTTCCGGTCCGTTCATCAGAAGATCAAAAGAAGGAATGGGATTACCCTTTTATTCATGGATAGATTCAAGGTTTTTCAGTGACAGAATTGAAAAAATATTTAACGATAATAACTCTATCATTTCAGAAACTGAATCCTTTAAATATATTAAAAAACAAAAAGGCTATCGAAAGCAACTTGCAGATCAGGCTAACGCTGCTGCTACCTGGAATTTTGTAGCCCTGGACTTATGGCTTGAGCAAAACGGATTTAAATGA
- a CDS encoding glycosyltransferase family 4 protein encodes MKILYLHQYFKTPEEGGATRSYYLSKAMVEAGHDVTLITSHNKGHKSEKNIEGVKVIYLPVKYSNSFGFYRRIMAFLLFARSVVKEIRNHNPKSFDLCYATSTPLTVGWAAIQIKDKYQIPYIFEVRDLWPEAPIQLGIIRNPFLKIGLRTFEKYIYEQSMQIIALSPNMVEEIKKVVPWKDVKMIPNFSDPDLFNGKKRSFFRDGKIIISYFGAAGYVNGLQTIVNCASKVQDDKRIVFRVMARGAVLNSIRKKVQKERISNIEFLEYGGKENVISLLEETSFSFISFLPKKVLGSNSPNKFFDSLAAGVPVIVNTKGWTSELVDEYHCGFYHDFNDTEEFETQLERFINNPSLYAYASENALFLAKNYFNRNKVIRKLLTDLEQFEETKPEFKVIRNRA; translated from the coding sequence ATGAAGATTTTATATTTACACCAATATTTCAAAACCCCGGAAGAGGGAGGGGCCACCCGATCATACTATTTATCAAAAGCGATGGTAGAGGCAGGTCATGATGTGACGCTAATAACCTCTCATAATAAAGGTCATAAATCTGAAAAGAATATAGAAGGTGTAAAAGTGATTTACCTGCCGGTAAAATACAGTAATTCATTCGGGTTTTACAGAAGGATAATGGCCTTTTTGTTATTTGCCAGGTCTGTTGTCAAGGAAATCAGAAACCATAATCCGAAGTCTTTCGATCTTTGCTATGCAACATCTACACCGCTTACAGTAGGTTGGGCAGCGATTCAGATAAAGGATAAATATCAAATACCATACATCTTTGAGGTGCGGGATCTCTGGCCGGAAGCTCCGATTCAGTTGGGTATCATTAGAAACCCTTTTTTGAAAATAGGCTTAAGAACTTTTGAAAAATATATTTATGAGCAATCCATGCAAATAATTGCTCTGTCTCCAAATATGGTAGAAGAGATCAAAAAGGTTGTACCCTGGAAAGATGTAAAGATGATTCCTAATTTTAGCGATCCGGATTTATTCAATGGAAAGAAAAGGTCATTTTTCAGGGATGGGAAAATAATCATATCCTATTTTGGGGCCGCAGGTTATGTAAACGGGTTACAAACTATTGTAAATTGCGCAAGTAAAGTACAAGATGATAAACGGATTGTTTTCAGGGTGATGGCCAGAGGAGCTGTGCTAAATTCAATAAGAAAGAAAGTCCAAAAAGAAAGGATTAGCAACATAGAGTTTTTAGAATACGGGGGTAAAGAAAACGTTATTTCACTACTGGAAGAAACATCATTTTCATTCATATCTTTTCTGCCAAAAAAAGTATTGGGTTCTAACAGTCCAAATAAGTTTTTCGATTCTCTTGCTGCCGGAGTGCCAGTAATAGTGAATACCAAAGGGTGGACATCAGAATTGGTGGATGAATATCACTGTGGGTTTTATCACGATTTTAATGATACAGAAGAATTTGAAACACAGCTGGAGCGATTTATAAATAATCCATCACTTTATGCTTATGCCTCTGAAAACGCTTTATTTCTTGCTAAAAATTATTTTAACCGCAATAAGGTAATCAGGAAACTTTTAACAGATCTCGAGCAATTTGAAGAGACCAAACCGGAATTTAAGGTTATACGGAATAGAGCTTAA